The Manihot esculenta cultivar AM560-2 chromosome 17, M.esculenta_v8, whole genome shotgun sequence genome contains the following window.
CCTGATGGTTATTCATCTAATATAGCCCGGTGTGTAAATTTGAAAGATGGTAAAGTTTTTGGATTTAAAAGTCATGACTGTCATATTTTATTAGAGCAACTTCTTCCTTTGGCGATTCGTGGAATTGTTCCTagtaatgtctatgatgctattaCAGAGTTTAGCATATTCTTTAGAGAGTTATGTtcaaaagttttgagaaaagaAGTGTTGGAGCGCCTTGAGAATGACATTCCGGTAATTTTATGCAAGTTGGAGAAAATATTTAACCCAGCATTTTTTGATGTTATCTTACATTTAGCAATTCATTTACCAGCAAAAGCTAAGTTAGGTGGACCCGTACAATATCGATGGATGTATCCGATTGAGAGGTAAAacttaattgattttattttttataattttctcatTATATCGATATAAgcttaatgaataaaatttatgaattctTGTTTATATAGGTTCTTGCGTGTCTTGAAATGTTATGTGCGTAACAAGAGTCAACCTGAAGGTTCTATTACTTAAGGTTATATTGTTGAGGAAAGCTTAATGTTTTGCTCGAGATACTTGCATAATGTCGATAGTAAATTCTCTCGTTGTAAAAGGAATTCTGAAGGCAATCAAGATGAACCATACAATGGATTGTCTGTGTTTGCACCAAGTGGATATCTTTTATCAAAGGATAAAGCTGCATATCTTAGTGACAAAGAGCGAAAGCAAGCTCATCTTTTTGTGTTAAAAAATTGTGAAGAAGTGCAACCATTTTTACAGtacgaatttttatttttatatattcttttaattgCATATTCTTTTATTTAGGCTTCTCTAATTAGcatgaattttcttttcttagtGAATATGAACAAGGAAGGCATGATATGGAGTTCAATGATTGGTTTTATCATAAGGTGAGtatcaaatttcaattttttatttcatttggaTGTATAGCCAAGTCTTTCATAAATATTTGCAAGCCATCTTAATATAGCTTTCATTGAAGTAAGCTGAACCGGCCTTGtgctacataataataatattgcTAGTTGCTTTTAAAGAAATATTGCTACAACTTGAGTGCCATTtggttttataaatttttttatccccATTATTGCTAATATTTTACTCACAATTGAAGTCATATTTTCAACTGTTAGATCATTTATTCATATTAATCATTAGTTCATTTAAACAACAGTTAACCACTAAGAATTTGATATTTCAAAAACTGAACTTATTCTAGTTAAAGCTagagaataaattattttgagtGGTTATacctaacaaaaattaaattatatactaAAGTCTTGCATTAATACTTTCAACTGAACTTAACTTAGTATATAGCATTGAATTAGCTTTATAAATGTTAGCCGGTTTATTACATAGGATTTATAAGCTCCTTGCTAGTCTGTTGGCCGACCAAAATTGATCAAAAAGATTCTTGAATtactttatttgattttttactttttatttgttatattttacatttaataatatttatttcttgaatttaattttctttctctttattttaaataaagtttatATTATTATAGATTGGAGGATTGCAAAATGAACAAAATGACAATATCAAACAGTTGCTATCTTTGGCTCGGGGTCCTTTGAATGGAGTTCAACAATTTTCAGGATACATAATAAATGGGTTTAGGTTTCATACTAAGCAACTTGAGGAAAAACGAGTCAAACAAAATAGTGGTGTTGTGGTAAAAGGGAATTTTGGGGACAAACGTCTTGGCTATTTTGGAGTTTTAACAAATATTTTAGAACTTCAATATTTGGAGGGAAAAAGAgtcattttatttaaatgtgATTGGTGGGATGTGTTTAACATTGGAAAAGGTGTAAAAATAGACAAGCATGGATTCATTACTGTCAATACTGCTAGAAAATTGACAAGGGATGAGCCATTTGTACTTTCATCTCAAGCAGAGCAAGTCTTTTATGTCAAAGATGGTTTGCAATCTAATTGGTTGGTTGTTTTGAAAGGGCATTCAGATCATTTCTCTAATATGTCTTTTAATGATGAAAGTAATGGAGAGTTGTTTGGTATTGAAGAAGCATTTCAGCAAAATGCTTCAGAAATTTATGATGATTATTCTGTTATCATTGTGGATGATGAAAACTTGACAAATTGGCAAAGAAATGACATTGAAGCTATTAATACAAATGTTCTTGTTGCTGATGATATAGTAGAAGACTTAGACTCAGAATCTGAAACAGATGATGAAGACCTACTATTATAAATGATAGGTAAGAGTGTAAACATTTGTtgcattttctttaattttgctCTTTGATTAAACAATTGTCATTTTTGTGGATTTCTTAATTGATTCAGAGATTGATATTAGTTGATTTTAAAACAAGCTTTAGTAGATGTTAatacaatattataaatttattttgctttGTGCAGGTTGTTTCAATTCAGATAATTTACAATAAGATAATTGGTCAACTTGAAGGTTGTGGGTTTGTGGAATTTGTTTCACGTGTAGCTGCAAAAAGGATTTCAAAGAAATGCAATAGGACACAAATGACTGGAACTCAACAAACTTTTAGATTGAATTGGTTTTCTGTTGGCATTGGAGAAATGCcaaaaaattatactaattatttttaatgaaatattcatgatgtttgaattttttttaaactggcattttaatattttttatgtgctAAGACTAATCGTTTGATTCTTGAAAAATGATTCGACAAAAAGTTTCCAACACTATTATCTAATTGTTTTATGTgctgaaaatatatatacataaaattcttaatatatGTATCTTGTGATTTCCAAATAGCAAAATTAACTCTACAAAATAACAATCAGTTtgagaatgaaaaattaaaagataatgcAAGTGCTCAATTTTTGTGTATCTAAACAAATGGACAATAGAAGAAAAATTGATTGAGAgacaaaaaaaacatattatatgaaattttttagaacCTCTAAGCATATTTTTTAAACTTGATAAACCAATATATAATACCTAGATGACCTCAGAGTAATtctccaaattattttattagttatagtATTCTATCGTAGTTATATAATTGTGGCTAATTTGATAGCTAATTTCATGACTCTttgataattataactaaaatatcatAGTACTCATACAATTCATTTAGCTACGATGTTGTGGCTAATGATTTAGTAATAGTTATGACAAATATAATtacatgactaatatttttatgtttctgccacaaattttttgtaatgactaataaactgtagctaataaaataattattactacaaTCATATTAGCTTTGtggctattaaaattattacctaTAATATTAATGTGTTGTGACTACAATGGTAGtaattgttataaaaaaattaaatttatagctaTTATATCTATTAGCTATGATATTACTTTGTAGCTAAAATTAATTGTGGCAAATAGTCAACAAATAgttacattatatataaaataaaaaaaaatacatattagttataattgttgcatttttgttactaaatagtttaaattagccacaataggtttttagccgtaataaaataaatatattagccacaataattttttttatagctACGTATCGTAACTAGAGATGTAATATGTTGTAGTGAACTTTTTTTGAAAATTGTTCGTTGCACTAGACTGTTAGACCATAATCAATTCATATGCAAGATTCAATATAGGAAACTAATTATTAGTGGTAATGAATATAAATTTGACCTAGTTGAGTtgtttaatgatgatgatgTAGAGATGATGTTTGATTACGTATATATAATAGGATCCGAAAGCATAATTTTTTATGTGGATGTCGTTAGAGATATTAACAGAAATGAGAAAGATGATTGTGTTGGACCCTCTAATACTGATGATTTAGAGAAGAGAAATCATACTCTCTTTTGCGTTCCATTAAAGAAGAGCAAGATGAAATAGTAGTTTGTCTCACGAATCCATTTGGTACGGAAGACTATATCCTGAATAGTGTTGATAATATGGTTAATGAAGTTGTGGATGAAGTTGATGAATATGTGAATTTAGATAGATTATCTGATTCACACGTTAATGAGTATGAAAGTGGTTGGATCGAGGATGACGATATATTATCAGGTGATGATAATGCAATTGCTCAGTATCCTAATTCCATTTTGCCACTTGTACATCCTCCCCCATTTTCAGAAATAGATTTTGACCTAATGCGTGTAGACCCCTATGCAAAGCCACCTACTAATTTTTTTGGAATCCGAATAAAGAGTTTTCTGTTAGGATGATTTTTCCGTACAAAAAATGTTGTCATGGCAACAGCAAAGGAATATCATTTGCGCAGACATCATCAGTTTTGTTCTGATGAGACAAAGAAAAAAACATATAGCATTaaatgtaaatataaaaaacataATTGCAAATGACATCTGCATTCTTCGATGAAGGAGGGATCTGAGGTGTGGAGAATTGTATCGTATGTTGGACCGCATACATGTTCTAACCCAACAGTTAAAAAAAACCATCCACAATTGGATACTAAGTTTATATGCCAATTTATTTTGCCGATGATAGAAGAGCAGCCacacattaaaataaaaacctTACAGACAGAAGTTAGAGATAAAGTTGGATATGAACCATCAAATTGAAAGACACGGAACGCAAAACAATTTGCAATTAGGAAAATTTTTGGTGGATAGGATGAATCGTATAAAAGGCTTCGTAAATACATGAATGCAATATGCCACTTCAATCTTGGTTCAATCTTCGTAATTGAAGATGAGCCCCACTATATAAACGATCTTATTGATCGTACTTGCCGTGTATTTGATcgcatgttttgggcttattgTCAATCGATTAATGGTTTCAAGCATTGTCGGCCAGTGATTTTTGTTGACGGTACATTCCTATACTACAAATATAGTGAGTGTATATTGTGTGCAACAGGGCTTGATGGAAATAATCAGATATTTCGATCGCATTTCCCAAATACCACCTTCACAGTCGGCGCCACCTTCCCAACCACTTCCAGATGATGTACATGACACGCCCTCCTTCTCGAGGAACCCCCCACAACATCGTCGCCACACTACCAGGCCATCAAGAGAGACGGAGATTCCACGGCCTACGTTAGACCCTGGTGTAATGCAGATACCATCACCGGTTGCATTCCATCCATACGGCTCATATACATAATTGGGCTAATCTTCACACATGCCCACTTATGGAGATGATTTTCAGAGTCAGTATACAGGATGGACACTAGGGCCTTCTTCTATACCTTTTCAGTCATTTACTCCAACTCCTTGCAATTACGATCAGACTGGAGGGGAAGACATGGCTAGTACGACGTTCGACTTTTTCTCCCTTACGCAACCACATACTCCATCAGAGTCTGTTTTTCCAGCATTCCTCCAAAAATCACTGGATGATCCCTCAAGCCGACTTAGCTTGTTTTTTCAAATTTTCCTGAGTTATTTTCTACAACCCCTTATTCAGGGGATTTCGGCTGTGCAACTCAGGATCCAGTTGTTGGGGAGAGTTTAAGGCCTCGATCTCAACCTCCTAATTTAAATCTATTTATGGCAGATGATGATGTTGGAAATTCTCAAGAGGCCTAACAGGAGCCATCATTTGACGGGTGTCGGTACAACACAAGGCGCCCTAATGAGAGGAGACCACGACATTGTGGCACAGACGGTCATTTACATGGTCAGCGTTAGACATCATTGAGAATATTATTGTGAATTTggtataattgaatttaattgttataaatatcattcttatttcttaaattaaatttgtttatatCATTATTTTCACTATTATTTGttgattataaattattaacttcacctaaacatcaataaaaagtttataaatttttgataaattttaattttaatatatacaaatgactcataatattaatttattactaataatatattaaaatttgtaagattttaataaattttatattcaataaaatttacatatatttaaataataattatatataatatatttaaattataattatatatattttaaatatattatataatatatttaaataataattatatatataaatattatttaaatataaggaCACCCAAAAAGCTACCAGGGAATGCCCTAGCACCGCCAGGACGCCCTAGTGCCTATTTGACAAGCGCCGGACACCCTTTTCGGCTGCCACCTGGCAGCCCAACCCCATATCCACAAATAATTCTTTCCCAACCCCAAATCCACAAATAAAAAATCTCTCGCCCCTAATTTGGCAAAAAGTCCAGCCTATTACTACTAATCTCTAGCGATTCTCTAGATAAACCTTAAATTTTCTTATAGTCAGGAGTAACATCAGAGCTACTTTTTCTATGCTCGAGTACCTCAACTATGCTTCTTTTCAAACTTTACTTAAATAGAATATTGGCCTTTGGATTCCTTCCTCTTCCCATATTAGCACCGCACTAACTGCTTGGTCAAAGGCAGTCAGGTAAATTAGGTCTTTCTTTAGCACTAGCTTGCTGAGAATCTTTGATGAGCCAATATATTCTTTTAGTTTCTCAAAAGCCTTCTGACAGTCCTCTATCTATTTGAAGTTTGAtgatttccttagttttttgaAGAAGGACAAGCAATTTTTTGCGGACTTTGACATGAATTGATTCAATGTTATTACCCTTTTGGTCAATCTTTGAACGTCCCTGATACAGATTAGGTGAGGAATATACAGAATTTCGTAGACCTTTTTTGGGTTAGGCTCTATACCCCAAGCGCTTACCATATATCACAGAAACTTTTCTTCCCGGATAAAGAAGGCACATTTGGTCGGATTAAGCTTCATCTTGTATTGGTTGAGTATGGAAAAGATTTCCTCCAAGTCCTTCACATATCCTTCAAATGATTTACTTTTTATgatcatgtcatccacatacattTCAGCATTTTTGCCTATCtaatctttaaaaattttattcatcatCCTTTAATGTATTGCCCCCGCATATTTTAGCCCAAACAACATCGCCTTATAATAGTAGGTTTTGTCTTTGGTTATGAAAGAAGTTTTTTCCTTCGTCTAATTTTTTTGTCAGAATTTGATGGTAACAAGACAGAATCCAAAGAATATAAATACTCAAAACCGATTATAgcattgaaaaatttattaatatttgaaaGGAGATAACAATCTTTGAGACAAGTCTAATtaaggtcagtaaaatctatataGATATGATATTTCccattatattttttctataagGACTGGGTTTGCTAGCTACTCGGGATATGCTACTTCTCTCACAAATCTAGCCTCTATCAGTTTCCTGACCTCCTTTTCATAACTTCTCACTTTTTCTCCCCAAACATCCTTTTCTTTTGCTTGATCAGCTTTTTGTCTAGATAAATGTTCAGTTTGGAGTTATGATCTCAGGGTTGATTTCGAGCATATCTGTCGACTCCCATGCAAAACTATTGGAGTGGCTACAGATTAATACCATAACTGCCTTTGCTCAATATCTAGGTTGGCATTCATGGTCAGGGTGATTAGTATCCAAAATGAAGTTCTTAAGTTCCCCAATGGGCTCGATTCTTTGCTCTTTGTCTTCATTCTCTACTTCTATTGCTTCTGGGCGTAAATCATactccttttcttctttagtTACTGTCGCTAGGTATACTACCTTGGATTCATCTTGTCTTTCCTTTATTGTGGCCACCCCACCTTCGGTTCGAAATTTCATTCTAAATATCTTATGTTGGTGCCTGCTTCAAAATCATACAAAATGGATTTCCCCATAATGGCATTGTATAATAGAGGCAACTTGACCATCAAGAACTAGGCATATTGTGTTTGGGTTATGGGTGGAATTTCGAGGGTCAAGAGTAACTTAAGCTTCCCTTCCACAGACACGGGTATCCCTTCGATACCCTTTATGGGCACCTAATCACTTACCAAGTGCTCTTTTGTGATCTTAGTGGCTTGGAAGACCTGTAAGGGAGAAGGTTTACTTTACTTCCATCATCTACCAAAACATTTTTCACCTGAAATTTGTGAATTATGGATTTTATTACCTGCGCATAGTCATGTGATGTCtcaactccttcaccaccggctaCAGAAAAATTGACCACTCCGAGTATGTGTTCCGCTACATGCATTAATTCTACTTCCTTATATTTTCCATCCCTTTGTCTTTTATGACCTACCCAAAGCAATTGATCTACCTCTTTCCTTActatcatgttgatggtcctaCTCAAATCGTCATTCACTAGTCAAACGTTTCTTTCCTTCTTCAGCTCTTTCCTTTCCTCCCGCTGTTCTGCTACTTGGCccctttcttttttaatgaagttttttaAGTGTCCTTCTTCATCAACCTCTCAATCTCATTCATTAGGTTGAAACAATTGTTAGTGTCGTGGCCATGATTTTGATGGAACTGGAAATACTTATCTAGATCATAGAGCTTTAGGCCTGACTTGAGGGGATGAGGCCACTTTAAGAGGTTCTTGTCCTGTATTGCCACTAGGACCTTGGCCATAGAAACATTTATAGGAGTGATTTCTCAATGGTGGGGAGGTATGAGTTGATGGTCCAGCTCGCGATAAGGAGCGCACTTATTTAAGGCTCTTGTTCCTCTGTCTAGTCTTCTATCTATATGTTCTCTTCTCTATACTGGACCTCCTCATCATCAGAATTGAATTTGGGAGCCTATAATTTAGCTAAGGGAGTAGTTGGGGCATCTCGGGCAGCTTTAAGGCCCTGATTATAACCCATAGTTTATAAATCTTCTTCTTTATCTCCTCCGAGTTCCTAAACTCGTGAACTTGTTGTTCATAGGCTTGATTAACCCTATCTTCAATAGCCTTAGCATCATTCACCAAGGAAGCACATTTCCCCTCTAAAATTGAAACTTTATGGCGAAGCTGTTGTTGTTGAAACTGGGAAATCTCCATAGTAAGGGTTAAAGCCTTCATGTCTTTTGCCTATTTATTGAGCTCTTGTTGGAGTACAGCAACGTGGGCCAGAGTCTCGTCACATTGCCTATAGATGTCCTCCAAGGAAGACAATTGAGCAAAGGCCTCATCTCGCTGAAGTTCCATAACTGACGCCTCTTGAGATGATCGAGCAACCTCCTCAGTCAGCTCACTTATTTTCTTAGTGAGGTATGAGATTTGACCTTTAAGATTGATGATGTGCTCACGGGACATGACGGTGACAGGTAAATTCTCATCCTGACGTGCTTTCTCAATCTGTCGATCCATAGAGCTTTGAATAGATCAATTCCTGGCATCGATCTCCATAAAATTACCTAAGGCTTGGTAAGaagtaaataaaaagaaataggtAAGTAGATaacaagataaaaaaaaacattgataaaaggtgtaatacccggctagaatccggcaccggaattcctgttgtttggtggcctccggggtgtcggaattctaaaaagggtaggagttatgttttactaggtgttatgatgtggttaaatgttttaaggttaagggttaagggaagtgagttttgagttgaaatgacctaaggcagttgagccaagttcggccgccgaaagtaagttcggccgccgaaagtgtttggcttccgaagggaagttcggcccccgaatgttgcatggtgttgcatgcgattgggcagccgacattgagttggccagccagcttttgagccagccttagtcagcattttggacaggtgttatgtccaacttattgccagaagttggccacgtctcccttggtttatttgctgcgtttgagcagctcatgcagagtgttgcacaagggtttgaatggtttgaagcaaaaagctaagtttgtgagagtttgagagtttgaggagagttggtccgtttttctTGTTCAGAGTATTCATCTtcgtgttacaggaggtaagtgatgctcttgaacatgtttttaagttttctgaaggttttatggaaggtaaggaagagagatgcatgtgtaagtgagaagtagtgtttttgatgagttatgcatgtatatatgtttatgtgttatgtttgtttttgttgtttggggttattagctagttttgggcccctgtgatcatatacatgagtatatgtatgttgaggaggtgaagtttgcatggtttgagaagttgaaggaaagaaggagatggtttgtcgttgaaactgagttctggatgaactcaggttcggcagccgaaagttcattcggccgccgaacctcttgcatggtggcttaggctgccacagcttgcccccgagtgttttgcatgttcggctctgtttgggggtttcggccgccgaaggtgccgccgaaggtgcttgagtttcgtctctggagaggacattcggccgccgaacctgccgccgaaagtgttctgtccagcttttcttttgcatgctttgcatggctagttaagtgagtttcaggggattcttggggagtttaatagaagtattgataagttagtttggtccctcatttgcgtccatctgtataggtacagaccagaggaaccagagagagcagcagtgagtactgctccagagtttcagagcctgcagagtcagtcagtccagttagcccgaggtgagtggaactaaacttatgactgttaaatgaatcacaaactgcttttagcatatctcatgcatcatgtttatgccataggttgattgcattagtattcacgaatatgttgcattgcattgttatttgatgatgtgagtaaatgctgaatgatccaatagtcacagacaggaagaccaggagcctttgactacgccctggcacgtatagcaaagaccaggagcctttgactacgccctggcaggtatatagcaaagtccaggagcctttgactacgccctggcaatggtaagtttacaggtgttatatacacatatacatatatgacaggaagaccaggtgctcgattctacgccctggcacagagttactgggactatgtggtgacaggtttactcgtgatgtggcttgtctgtgttatgacgcattccatgagatcatattttactgagatgttttactgttctactcactgggctatagagctcatcccactcccttaaccccagttttgcaggttcagtgtacagtgtacagggacagtccagcagagtacaggaagagtaaagagatctgtaatagcttagagtggacatgtaatttaaagagatgtaatagttgttgcttgacctagtgacctagtaatgtatgttttgtacatgatctgtatatgtatgtatgttttcctgtatgtgaaaaccaggcttaacaggtatgagttaacccatctagagcaagctctagtcagggatacagagtacagagtacatgagtatagaatacagagatagtgcatgcacaggttaagccttggttcagaaaagagttttattttcacagaaaatgtatgatcatgtatgaggtttacaggtacacagagaatatagcaggcttgctacgggttctggcggccttaagccgacctgaatcctagcgccggtgacggtcctttttggggtcgttacagattggtatcagagccctaggttcacatgatcggacctatagagacagtgttgggctcagacaggttagaagtggtcaagcacaataggaaatcatgtccactaggatagggtcttgagtcctatctgctatgatatgctatgagtgttgcatgtgtatgagtgatatgtgatgtttatgtgctaacgtggtatgttatatgttgtgtttccagagtaacgatgcgaggaactcgtcgatcagctcgattgactggagtcccaccagagaatgagagaccagctgctcgtcctcctgcattgccaagggcaaggtctcagagatctagcagggaaggtacgtcaatagaccctagaaggtctgtagacgagagcagaagagaaacagttaggggaggaagatcagaggaaaggagggaagctatggagagtgatcagtctagagatgacagcatgggtataggcagttttgaggaaggtatgggagaatcacagggtggtgctcaggcctcaggttttggctatccatccttgtttcaggagccagagtatccgatggaggggatgtcggagtactctcgatttgacccatatcctacatacatgccatatatgccatatcctcactattacccaccatatcctatgtatccatcttcccctacccatccaagtgcagcacacctagagccaaatgaatcagtactaccaccagaaccagtagcccctgttgttgatagacatgaacctagctcatctggaggtaaagtccaaatgacggagtacttgaaattggatgctcctaaatacaacacaggagatgatccatttgattacctcagagcagtaaggatgataaccagtgaattgggagcagatgataggagagccattgagatggcaggtttcacaataaagtgcaggaaagccagagaatggtttaagcattatgtggagcctagaatggacagcatgtcatggggagagttcgccaatgagtttgcagggtgggcttttcctgacagttcaagggagatgaagataattgagtttgaacagttgagacagacagatgagatgactgtggatgacttcacagataagttcctggatctgcttcagtatgtgggtcaagcctatgatactgatcagaagaaagcaaggagatataccatgagacttcatcccaggtattcttctttgatccttccagcagaaaaggagagttttcactctattatagatgcagccaggaagatggaagctagtgccaatattcagaaacagtcacaggcGCAGGCTTCGGGGTCTAAAGCCcctacaccaagcagtaaaagatgggatagagcgagaggaacaaagagtaagttctggactagagtcaagtcaggtctgggaataggtagtggctcaagctctggcacagctccagtctgcagacgatgcggaaaaccacatggaggagtttgtcggttgggatctacagcttgttttcgatgtggacaggaagggcatattgctcgggattgtccgcagatgacttttgcaccatcccagcagatgagttcaggcagtgtggtacagccagttgtacggccagcagctccagtcatgcctcagactagtggcagaggtagagggagaggggtagcctctacttcagcagcaggttcccgaggtggaaatccggtagccccagcacggattttcacagtgacacaggaggaggctaacacgtcgaacacagtagtgtcaggtaatctcatcattgggtgttcagatgtgtatgctttgatggaccccggtgcttctcattcctttattgcttcgagagccatagagcgattgggtttgatcagttctgagttagagtatcctctctgggtcagtggacctagatgtgacccatcagtggcagtgtcagtctgtcgtttcagtccagtgtttattgagggtagatgccttccagctgaccttgtggttctagatttgacggattttgatgtcattctaggga
Protein-coding sequences here:
- the LOC110607546 gene encoding uncharacterized protein LOC110607546 isoform X2; its protein translation is MEFNDWFYHKIGGLQNEQNDNIKQLLSLARGPLNGVQQFSGYIINGFRFHTKQLEEKRVKQNSGVVVKGNFGDKRLGYFGVLTNILELQYLEGKRVILFKCDWWDVFNIGKGVKIDKHGFITVNTARKLTRDEPFVLSSQAEQVFYVKDGLQSNWLVVLKGHSDHFSNMSFNDESNGELFGIEEAFQQNASEIYDDYSVIIVDDENLTNWQRNDIEAINTNVLVADDIVEDLDSESETDDEDLLL
- the LOC110607546 gene encoding uncharacterized protein LOC110607546 isoform X1, which gives rise to MFCSRYLHNVDSKFSRCKRNSEGNQDEPYNGLSVFAPSGYLLSKDKAAYLSDKERKQAHLFVLKNCEEVQPFLHEYEQGRHDMEFNDWFYHKIGGLQNEQNDNIKQLLSLARGPLNGVQQFSGYIINGFRFHTKQLEEKRVKQNSGVVVKGNFGDKRLGYFGVLTNILELQYLEGKRVILFKCDWWDVFNIGKGVKIDKHGFITVNTARKLTRDEPFVLSSQAEQVFYVKDGLQSNWLVVLKGHSDHFSNMSFNDESNGELFGIEEAFQQNASEIYDDYSVIIVDDENLTNWQRNDIEAINTNVLVADDIVEDLDSESETDDEDLLL